The proteins below are encoded in one region of Ostrea edulis chromosome 3, xbOstEdul1.1, whole genome shotgun sequence:
- the LOC130053553 gene encoding synaptotagmin-6-like, translated as MGTEYSHTVPRDIQKSYRRRKEAFLTKVHRSVQPSAVPSKSQGSISTMAMGNIKNDPFTEETISISTRSDTSADTHIFDTNIGAIRPGLYPRKDAVLRQSSMEQSQGKLHIRIKYDFRTSDVLVHLIEAQELLVDKSREHEGGFGDPCIRINMVPEVDEITRQSSVKRRAHNPFYNEYFKFPVTVDEVKERTLIFQVFDYDKFSRHKTMREVRVDLGQVDVTNSVEMWCDIQKQSQVRLSVFDVLASNYI; from the exons ATGGGCACTGAATATAGTCACACGGTCCCAAGGGACATCCAAAAGTCCTACAGGAGAAGGAAG GAAGCGTTTTTGACAAAAGTTCACCGTTCTGTACAACCGTCAGCCGTTCCATCCAAATCCCAGGGCAGCATCTCTACAATGGCGATGGGAAATATCAAGAATGACCCTTTTACCGAGGAAACCATCAGTATTAGTACACGCAGCGATACTAGTGCAGACACTCACATATTTGACACTAACATTG GTGCTATACGACCTGGTCTATATCCCCGGAAGGACGCCGTTCTTCGACAGTCGTCAATGGAGCAGAGTCAGGGTAAACTACATATCCGGATCAAGTACGACTTCCGGACCTCCGATGTACTCGTTCATCTCATTGAAG CTCAAGAACTTCTGGTAGATAAGTCACGTGAGCATGAAGGAGGCTTTGGGGATCCGTGCATCCGGATTAATATGGTACCGGAAGTTGATGAGATAACACGACAATCGTCGGTCAAACGCAGAGCCCACAATCCGTTTTACAATGAATACTTTAAATTTCCGGTGACAGTTGACGAGGTCAAAGAACGAACATTGATTTTTCAGGTCTTTGACTATGATAAGTTTTCCCGTCATAAAACGATGAGAGAAGTTAGAGTCGATCTGGGACAGGTTGACGTCACAAACAGTGTAGAAATGTGGTGTGACATTCAAAAGCAAAGTCAGGTGAGATTATCAGTCTTTGATGTTTTAGCGTCAAACTATATTTAG
- the LOC130053554 gene encoding synaptotagmin-9-like, which yields MILCGGFPRIPETEEDILNQTVIFLLQHNDMGKILLSLSYLPAAERLIVVASKAEELVMTAGRGSHDPYVRISLIVDGKKVKRKKTSVKRSTTAPVWNEALTFNISSDMLPKCNLEVTVFDHDLIGHGEFVGRCIIGAHRPEGEGKHWNDMLDNHRQSMAMWQHLYRR from the exons ATGATACTATGTGGAGGTTTCCCCAGGATTCCGGAGACAGAGGAAGATATTCTAAATCAAACTGTGATATTCTTATTACAGCACAATGACATGGGGAAAATTTTGTTGTCTTTGAGCTACCTTCCTGCAGCCGAACGACTGATCGTGGTTGCTTCAAAAGCTGAGGAACTCGTGATGACAGCTGGCAGGGGATCACACG ACCCTTACGTGAGGATTTCACTTATCGTTGATGGAAAGAAGGTCAAGAGAAAGAAAACCTCAGTCAAAAGAAGCACAACAGCACCGGTCTGGAACGAGGCTCTGACATTTAATATCTCCTCAGATATGCTGCCGAAATGTAATCTTGAAGTAACAGTTTTTGACCATGACCTGATAGGTCACGGTGAATTTGTTGGCCGTTGCATTATTGGGGCACACCGACCAGAAGGAGAAGGCAAACATTGGAATGACATGCTTGATAACCACCGACAGTCAATGGCTATGTGGCAGCACCTATATAGACGATAA